Proteins from one Gossypium raimondii isolate GPD5lz chromosome 8, ASM2569854v1, whole genome shotgun sequence genomic window:
- the LOC128043050 gene encoding uncharacterized protein LOC128043050, translating into MSRSPMREGNNMRDALPNLQMQAMIREMQRMLREELEPIHERSQRGRSPPEVRRGREPIRPRRNAFYDHPDQASDQESILEERPQDRRTDPESYLDWERKVDLIFECHNYSENKKVKLAAIEFSDYASIWWDQLTTNRRRNGERPVSSWAEMKAIMRRRFISSHYHQDLFQKLQNLTQGSNNVEDYYKEMEMAMIRANVDEDREATMARFLVERQLRRKGPMRSNPISHSTNKWGQNTFKKDPTPRSKEVSTSNKPTPPVGDSSKGKAVESNQNRARDVKCFKCLGRGHFANQCPNRRTMLLLENGEVESETDSEDVSKNDVVEEEDEENLEYAVEGEALVVKRSLNTQTIPEELQRENIFHTRCHIYNKVCSVIIDGGSCTNVASTLLIEKLQLATTKHPKPYKLQWLNDGGEIKVTKQVTLTFSIGKYIDKVLCDVVPMHASHLLLGRPWQFDRRVTHDGYTNRYSFRFQGRNITLAPLTPKQKFEDVFPEEMPSGLPPIRGIEHQIDFIPGATLPNRPAYQSNPEEMKELQKHVKELMEKGFVRESLSPCDVPVLLVPKKDGTWRICVDCRAINQITVNGYHQIRIREGDEWKTAFKTKQGYVVSAAGLHVDPEKIRAIKEWPHPTNGKEQEQSFNLIKEALTNAPVLSLPNFAKTFELECDASGVGIGAVLTQDGKPIAYFSEKLNGPTLNYPVYDKEMYALIRALETWQHYLWPKEFVIHTDHEALKHLKGQHKLNKRHAKWVEFLESFPYVIRYKKGKENIVVDALSRRYALFGILESKLLGFEHLKELYVNDADFCEVYVACEKGAYDKFYRQDGFLFKDNKLCVPQGSMQELLIREAHCGGLMGHFGISKTLSMLQEHFYWPKMKQGVEKICANCLECRKAKSKVQPYGLYVPLPIPEHPWEDISMDFVLGLPRSKSGKDSIFVVVDRFSKMAHFIPCTKTNDASFVASLFFREVVRLHGVPKSIVSDREAKFFSHFWRTLWAKLGTKLLF; encoded by the exons ATGTCTCGAAGTCCAATGCGAGAAGGAAACAATATGCGAGATGCTCTTCCAAATCTTCAAATGCAAGCAATGATAAGAGAAATGCAAAGAATGTTGCGAGAAGAATTAGAGCCAATTCATGAGCGTTCACAACGTGGCCGATCTCCTCCTGAAGTAAGGCGAGGCCGAGAACCAATTAGGCCCCGACGAAATGCTTTCTATGATCACCCAGATCAAGCAAGTGATCAGGAGTCTATTTTAGAAGAACGGCCGCAAGATC GGAGAACTGATCCAGAATCATACTTAGATTGGGAGCGCAAGGTCGATTTAATCTTCGAATGTCATAACTACTCGGAGAACAAAAAGGTGAAGCTTGCCGCAATCGAGTTTAGCGATTATGCTAGCATTTGGTGGGATCAACTTACCACCAATCGGAGAAGAAATGGAGAACGCCCAGTCTCTAGTTGGGCTGAAATGAAGGCTATAATGCGGAGGCGTTTCATTTCGTCCCATTATCATCAGGACCTCTTTCAAAAGTTGCAAAACTTGACGCAAGGGTCCAATAACGTGGAGGATTATTACAAGGAAATGGAGATGGCCATGATAAGGGCTAACGTAGATGAAGACCGTGAAGCCACCATGGCAAGGTTCTTG GTGGAACGTCAACTAAGACGAAAAGGCCCGATGCGAAGTAATCCTATTTCCCATTCCACGAACAAATGGGGCCAAAACACCTTTAAAAAGGATCCAACCCCACGATCCAAAGAAGTGTCTACTTCAAACAAGCCCACTCCACCCGTTGGTGATTCGAGCAAAGGCAAGGCTGTGGAGTCCAACCAAAATCGAGCTCGCGATGTCAAGTGCTTTAAGTGCTTGGGACGAGGGCACTTTGCAAACCAATGCCCCAATCGGAGAACTATGTTACTTCTTGAGAATGGAGAAGTCGAATCTGAAACTGATTCGGAAGATGTTTCCAAAAATGATGTTGTTGAAGAGGAGGACGAGGAAAATTTAGAATATGCTGTTGAGGGAGAGGCCCTTGTTGTCAAACGGAGCCTCAATACACAAACCATTCCGGAGGAACTCCAAAGAGAAAACATCTTCCACACTAGATGCCATATTTACAACAAGGTTTGTAGTGTGATAATAGATGGCGGGAGTTGTACAAATGTTGCGAGCACGTTGTTGATTGAGAAACTTCAGCTTGCCACCACAAAGCATCCAAAGCCGTACAAACTTCAATGGCTCAACGATGGTGGCGAGATTAAGGTGACCAAACAAGTAACACTTACCTTTTCGATCGGAAAGTATATCGATAAAGTTCTATGTGATGTGGTTCCGATGCACGCAAGTCACCTACTTTTGGGAAGGCCATGGCAATTTGATAGGCGAGTTACTCATGACGGATATACGAATCGGTACTCTTTCCGGTTCCAAGGGAGAAACATCACTTTGGCACCCCTTACGCCAAAACAA AAATTCGAGGACGTGTTTCCCGAAGAAATGCCTAGTGGGTTGCCACCCATTCGAGGCATTGAGCACCAAATTGACTTCATACCGGGAGCCACTTTGCCTAACCGACCAGCATACCAAAGTAACCCTGAAGAAATGAAGGAGTTACAGAAACATGTAAAAGAATTGATGGAAAAAGGATTTGTTAGGGAAAGTTTGAGTCCATGCGATGTTCCTGTACTTTTGGTTCCAAAGAAGGATGGAACTTGGAGAATATGTGTAGATTGCCGTGCAATTAACCAAATTACTGTCAA TGGCTACCATCAAATAAGGATACGAGAAGGTGACGAATGGAAAACGGCTTTCAAAACCAAGCAAG GATATGTTGTAAGTGCTGCAGGTTTGCACGTCGATCCTGAAAAGATCCGTGCAATTAAGGAATGGCCACACCCGACGAAT GGTAAGGAGCAAGAACAatcatttaatttgattaaagaagctttgactaatgcacctgttTTATCTTTGCCTAActttgctaaaacttttgagttagagtgtgatgcttcaggtgTAGGCATAGGTGCTGTTTTGACCCAAGATGGTAAGCCCATTGCTTATTTTAGCGAGAAACTAAATGGGCCTACATTGAATTATCCCGTGTATGATAAGGAGATGTATGCGCTTATAAGGGCTTTAGAGACGTGGCAGCACTATCTTTGgccaaaggagtttgtgataCACACTGACCACGAAGCCTTGAAACATTTGAAAGGTCAGCATAAACTCAACAAAAGACACGCCAAGTgggttgaatttttagaatcttTCCCTTATGTTATTCggtataagaaaggtaaggaaaacATTGTTGTCGATGCTTTGTCACGAAGGTATGCATTATTTGGTATTCTTGAATCTAAATTACTTGGTTTTGAACATTTAAAAGAATTGTATGTGAATGATGCTGATTTTTGTGAAGTATATGTAGCTTGCGAAAAAGGAGCTTATGACAAGTTTTATAGACAAGATGGATTTTTGTTTAAGGATAACAAGCTATGCGTGCCCCAAGGGTCAATGCAAGAATTGTTGATAAGAGAGGCGCATTGTGGCGGCCTTATGGGACATTTTGGGATATCTAAGACCTTAAGTATGCTTCAggagcatttttattggcccaAAATGAAGCAAGGTGTTGAGAAGATCTGTGCCAATTGTTTGGAATGCCGAAAGGCAAAGTCCAAAGTCCAACCCTATGGGCTTTATGTGCCACTTCCTATTCCCGAACATCCTTGGGAAGACATATCGATGGATTTCGTCCTTGGTCTTCCACGATCCAAAAGTGGCAAAGACTCAATTTTTGTTGTAGTAGatagattttcaaaaatggcacattttattccctGCACTAAGACTAACGATGCTTCTTTTGTTGCTTCTTTGTTTTTCAGGGAAGTGGTGCGTTTACATGGAGTGCCTAAGTCTATAGTGTCAGATCGTGAAGCCAAATTCTTCAGCCATTTTTGGAGGACGTTGTGGGCTAAACTGGGCACCAAGTTGTTGTTTTGA